The Sulfurovum sp. UBA12169 genome has a segment encoding these proteins:
- the xseB gene encoding exodeoxyribonuclease VII small subunit: MKNETFEEKLEHSKVLLEKLMNPEITLEESVKVYEEGLQNIKEAQKLIEEAKIKITIIEQANQNSGEES; this comes from the coding sequence ATGAAAAACGAAACATTTGAAGAGAAATTGGAACACTCAAAAGTATTACTTGAAAAATTAATGAATCCTGAAATTACACTCGAAGAAAGCGTAAAAGTATATGAAGAAGGACTTCAAAATATCAAAGAAGCCCAAAAACTTATAGAAGAAGCAAAAATAAAGATCACTATTATTGAGCAGGCCAATCAAAATAGCGGAGAAGAGTCGTGA
- a CDS encoding carbon-nitrogen hydrolase family protein: MKQLVVAALQLPTLGMNATRLDFYLKQACERGANVILFGEYVLNHFFKEIESMSINMVKEQSRKHIELLKQLSEKYDIVFIAPIIVTQKDGYHKTIIKITPKSISYYEQQILLPYAHWNEKKFFANPIAPLKDPMIFTINGFRVMVMAGFELHFDPFWEKVTQKKIDIVLLPTASTFGSHNRWREIIKTKAFLHGCFILRANRLGEYSDDEVKWRFYGDTMLVNPEGEVVMMLEDKESMLIEVIDKTEITEHRKSWGFERELKLRKEL; the protein is encoded by the coding sequence GTGAAGCAGTTGGTTGTAGCGGCACTTCAGCTGCCTACTTTAGGTATGAATGCCACACGGTTGGACTTTTATCTTAAGCAAGCCTGTGAGCGCGGAGCAAATGTAATACTTTTTGGCGAATATGTGCTGAATCATTTTTTTAAAGAGATTGAGAGCATGTCAATCAATATGGTTAAAGAGCAGAGCCGAAAACATATTGAACTTCTCAAGCAGCTTTCTGAAAAGTATGATATAGTTTTTATTGCCCCTATCATTGTAACCCAAAAAGACGGCTACCATAAGACGATCATAAAAATTACTCCCAAAAGTATCAGCTATTATGAGCAGCAGATACTTTTACCGTATGCGCACTGGAATGAAAAGAAATTTTTTGCCAACCCTATAGCGCCACTCAAAGATCCTATGATTTTTACGATCAACGGTTTTAGGGTGATGGTGATGGCAGGATTTGAATTGCATTTTGATCCTTTCTGGGAAAAAGTTACCCAAAAGAAGATTGATATTGTGCTTTTACCTACGGCTTCAACGTTTGGATCGCATAACCGTTGGCGTGAAATTATTAAAACAAAGGCCTTTTTGCACGGATGTTTTATTTTGCGTGCTAATCGCTTAGGCGAATATAGTGACGATGAGGTTAAGTGGAGGTTTTATGGCGATACAATGCTTGTTAATCCAGAAGGCGAAGTAGTGATGATGCTTGAAGATAAAGAATCAATGCTTATCGAAGTGATCGATAAGACTGAAATTACAGAACATCGTAAATCCTGGGGGTTTGAGCGGGAACTTAAGTTGAGAAAGGAGCTT